One segment of uncultured Desulfovibrio sp. DNA contains the following:
- a CDS encoding acyl-CoA dehydratase activase: MSPPLFYLGLDIGSTTVKLALLNGDGSVAETRYSRHGTAVRATMAALLTEVSRLYPLATVRCAMTGSGALDLSNQLSIPFVQELLATARAISYAAPDTSVAVELGGEDAKLLYLGQDVELRMNESCAGGTGAFIDQMARLLSTDAGGLNDLAARHSTLYPIASRCGVFAKTDIVPLLNGGVPREDIAASIFQAVVEQTIGGLACGRPITGKVAFLGGPLHFLPELKNLFIQNLDLAEAHIAHLPHAQCTAAIGAARCAMSLEEHETDAKPLDLADLARSTSSLSHAPKVAAEKILPAMFADSAEYARFCQRHATANVLPSADIRQARGPLFLGLDLGSTTVKAVLVDNKQRILDSCYASNGGNPLQTLLPPLADMLERIPDGAWLAASGATGYGAHLAESALGVDTVLVETLAHFKAATRLVPEVSYVIDIGGQDMKCLKVDNGVISDVSLNEACSAGCGAFLESFAKGLGLSMQEFVDISLYAAHPADLGSRCTVFMNSRVTQAQKDGLQIADIAAGLCYSVVRNALDKVLRIKNVAELGEHVVVQGGSFLNDALLCAMERTLGRHVHRPAASGLMGAYGAALESLEKAECVSVRSSITAPLIRGLAMRTRSFRCRDCGNNCLLTETRFSHGSRHIAGNRCDRFSEAHRGATVTAPNLVAWKNQRLFRYEPLPLESAPRGRLGIPRVLNVYAHYPFWFTLFTSLGFRVEVSPPTSRALFAAGLSSVPSQSVCYPAKLAHGHVLALIESGIKSIFFPCIPREAQEFAEMCDSFSCPVACGYPQVVRENLPELKDAGAVMHSPFVNLTHTASLVRNLCREFNLPRGEVRSAVRAARHEQAHYLRELRAEAEHIYAEILRNKGVLVVLAGRPYHADPQVHHGLPDFIASLGAAVISEDAMPRSWTGHRMSFPLRARNQWTYAARLYRAGLWACEADHGTARVELVQLTSFGCGIDAITADQMRELMRAHGKLYTLIKMDEGNALASARIRIRSLLAVSRTRAGDSTATAVSHAPPVFNKRDAATHTILVPQMAPLHFPLMTQAIAGSGHTIQLLPTVNAEAVSLGQAYVNNDACYPAIVAIGQLLQALRDGGLDPRRTALLLSQTCGPCRASNYPALLRRALMEYGYDPVPVLTLNASGSESQPGLRPDRALLWRMLLGMLAGDMLQRLSLFTGTYECHAGQTEDRVQHWLQTLIPVVRKGDETALRQLLPRLVQDFASIRTALSPKPRVAVVGEILLTYHADANNHIVEQIRQEGGEPLLPDFANFMLYCLRDAVYDWRYQGGSAWAALGNGLVMRRIEGVRRYMRGALNTSHLSAHVMPVAHIDDLARLGESVMSLGNSAGEGWLLPAEMLEFLEHGTNNILCLQPFGCLPNHVVGRGAFKAVRRQRSEANIMALDYDPGSSEANQLNRIRLFMAIAREKEKDREEAARHARHTYAGTMGSDRAYWQQ, encoded by the coding sequence CTCGGTCTTGATATTGGTTCCACCACAGTAAAACTGGCGCTGCTGAACGGCGACGGATCTGTTGCCGAAACCCGCTACAGCCGTCACGGCACGGCAGTTCGCGCCACCATGGCAGCCCTGCTTACCGAAGTCTCCCGGCTCTACCCCTTAGCCACCGTGCGCTGCGCCATGACAGGCTCCGGCGCTCTTGATCTCAGCAATCAGCTCTCCATCCCCTTTGTTCAGGAGCTGTTGGCAACAGCCCGCGCCATTTCCTATGCTGCGCCGGATACTTCCGTGGCTGTGGAACTGGGCGGCGAAGACGCCAAGCTGCTCTATCTGGGGCAGGATGTGGAACTGCGCATGAACGAATCGTGCGCGGGCGGCACCGGGGCCTTCATCGACCAGATGGCCCGTCTGCTCAGCACGGATGCGGGCGGCCTCAATGATCTGGCGGCAAGGCATTCCACGCTCTACCCCATCGCCTCGCGCTGCGGCGTGTTCGCCAAAACGGATATTGTGCCCCTGCTCAACGGCGGCGTACCGCGTGAAGATATCGCGGCCTCCATCTTTCAGGCGGTGGTGGAGCAAACCATCGGCGGGCTGGCCTGCGGCAGGCCCATTACCGGCAAGGTTGCCTTTTTGGGCGGGCCGTTGCACTTTCTGCCCGAACTCAAAAATCTGTTCATCCAGAATCTTGATCTTGCGGAGGCGCACATTGCGCACCTGCCCCATGCCCAGTGCACAGCCGCCATTGGCGCTGCGCGTTGCGCCATGTCGCTTGAAGAACACGAAACAGATGCCAAACCGCTCGATCTGGCCGATCTTGCCCGGAGCACCAGCAGCCTTTCGCACGCGCCCAAGGTCGCCGCAGAAAAAATTCTCCCTGCCATGTTTGCCGACAGCGCGGAATACGCGCGCTTCTGCCAGCGCCACGCAACAGCCAATGTGCTGCCCTCCGCAGATATCCGGCAGGCCCGGGGACCACTGTTCCTGGGGCTGGATCTCGGTTCAACCACGGTCAAGGCCGTGCTGGTAGACAACAAACAGCGCATTCTTGATTCCTGCTACGCTTCCAACGGCGGCAATCCGTTACAGACCCTGCTGCCCCCGCTGGCAGACATGCTTGAACGCATCCCTGACGGCGCATGGCTTGCCGCATCCGGGGCCACGGGCTACGGAGCGCATCTGGCAGAATCCGCCCTTGGCGTGGATACCGTGCTGGTGGAAACCCTGGCACATTTCAAGGCGGCCACGCGCCTTGTGCCAGAAGTCAGCTATGTCATAGACATAGGCGGCCAGGACATGAAATGCCTCAAGGTGGATAACGGCGTTATCAGCGACGTGAGCCTCAACGAGGCCTGTTCCGCTGGCTGCGGGGCTTTTCTTGAGAGCTTTGCCAAAGGCCTTGGCCTGAGCATGCAGGAGTTTGTGGATATTTCCCTGTACGCCGCGCATCCGGCTGATCTTGGCTCGCGCTGCACGGTTTTTATGAATTCGCGCGTCACGCAGGCCCAGAAAGACGGCTTGCAGATCGCCGACATTGCGGCGGGGCTTTGCTATTCTGTTGTGCGCAATGCGCTGGACAAGGTGCTGCGCATCAAAAATGTGGCAGAGCTGGGCGAACATGTGGTTGTGCAGGGCGGATCTTTCCTCAACGACGCCCTGCTCTGCGCCATGGAGCGCACTTTGGGGCGGCATGTGCACCGCCCTGCGGCTTCCGGCCTCATGGGAGCTTACGGGGCAGCCCTTGAATCTCTGGAAAAGGCGGAATGCGTCAGCGTCCGCTCTTCCATCACTGCCCCGCTTATCCGTGGTTTGGCCATGCGTACGCGCAGCTTTCGCTGCCGCGACTGCGGCAACAACTGCCTGCTCACAGAAACGCGCTTTTCGCACGGTTCGCGTCACATCGCGGGCAACAGGTGCGACAGGTTCAGTGAGGCGCACCGTGGCGCAACCGTCACGGCTCCCAACCTTGTAGCCTGGAAAAACCAGCGCCTGTTCCGCTACGAACCGCTGCCCCTTGAATCCGCGCCGCGCGGCAGGCTGGGCATCCCCAGAGTTCTGAACGTCTACGCGCACTATCCTTTCTGGTTCACCCTCTTTACTTCGCTGGGATTCCGGGTTGAAGTGTCGCCGCCTACCAGCCGCGCCCTGTTTGCGGCGGGCCTGTCGTCCGTGCCCTCCCAAAGCGTATGCTACCCAGCCAAGCTGGCGCATGGTCATGTGCTGGCCCTGATTGAAAGCGGCATCAAGAGCATTTTCTTCCCCTGCATACCGCGCGAGGCGCAGGAATTTGCCGAAATGTGCGATTCCTTCTCCTGCCCGGTGGCCTGCGGCTATCCGCAGGTGGTGCGCGAGAATCTGCCGGAACTCAAGGATGCCGGGGCCGTCATGCACTCGCCCTTTGTAAACCTCACGCACACGGCCTCGCTGGTGCGCAACCTCTGCCGCGAATTCAACCTGCCAAGGGGTGAAGTACGCTCCGCAGTGCGGGCGGCGCGGCACGAGCAGGCGCACTATCTGCGTGAACTGCGCGCCGAGGCGGAACACATCTATGCCGAAATCCTGCGCAACAAGGGCGTTCTGGTGGTTCTGGCCGGCCGCCCCTACCATGCGGACCCGCAGGTGCACCACGGTCTGCCCGACTTCATCGCCTCGCTGGGCGCTGCGGTCATCAGCGAGGACGCCATGCCCCGCAGCTGGACAGGCCACCGAATGTCCTTTCCCCTGCGGGCGCGCAATCAATGGACATACGCCGCCCGTCTCTACCGGGCGGGATTGTGGGCCTGCGAGGCAGACCACGGCACCGCGCGGGTGGAACTCGTGCAACTGACTTCCTTTGGCTGCGGCATAGACGCCATCACTGCCGACCAGATGCGGGAGCTCATGCGCGCCCATGGCAAGCTGTACACCCTCATCAAGATGGACGAGGGCAATGCCCTGGCCTCTGCGCGTATTCGTATCCGCTCGCTGCTGGCAGTGAGCCGCACCAGGGCTGGAGACAGCACAGCAACCGCAGTTTCCCACGCGCCGCCGGTGTTCAACAAACGTGATGCGGCCACGCATACCATTCTTGTACCGCAAATGGCCCCGCTGCATTTTCCGCTCATGACCCAGGCCATCGCGGGCAGCGGACACACCATCCAGTTGCTGCCCACGGTGAACGCAGAAGCCGTGAGTCTGGGGCAGGCTTATGTAAACAACGATGCCTGCTACCCGGCCATCGTGGCTATTGGGCAGCTATTACAGGCTCTGCGCGATGGCGGGCTTGATCCACGCCGCACGGCCCTGCTGCTTTCGCAGACATGCGGCCCCTGCCGGGCCAGCAATTATCCGGCTCTGCTGCGCAGGGCGCTTATGGAATACGGCTACGACCCGGTGCCCGTGCTCACGCTCAATGCCTCGGGGTCAGAGAGCCAGCCAGGCCTGCGGCCTGACCGCGCCCTGCTCTGGCGCATGCTGCTTGGCATGCTTGCCGGCGACATGCTGCAAAGGCTTTCATTATTTACAGGCACCTACGAATGCCATGCAGGGCAAACCGAAGACAGGGTGCAGCACTGGCTGCAAACTCTGATTCCTGTGGTGCGCAAGGGGGATGAAACCGCTCTGCGGCAACTGCTGCCCCGCCTCGTGCAGGATTTTGCCTCCATCCGCACAGCACTGTCCCCCAAGCCACGGGTGGCTGTTGTGGGCGAAATCCTGCTGACCTATCATGCAGACGCCAACAATCACATTGTTGAGCAGATCAGGCAGGAAGGCGGCGAACCCCTCTTGCCGGACTTTGCCAACTTCATGCTCTACTGCCTGCGCGATGCCGTGTACGACTGGCGTTATCAGGGCGGCAGCGCCTGGGCTGCGCTGGGCAATGGACTTGTGATGCGCCGCATTGAAGGTGTGCGCCGCTACATGCGCGGCGCGCTCAACACCTCGCACCTGAGCGCCCACGTCATGCCTGTGGCGCATATTGACGATCTGGCCCGGCTGGGCGAAAGCGTCATGTCCCTTGGCAACAGCGCTGGCGAGGGCTGGCTGCTGCCTGCAGAAATGCTGGAGTTTCTCGAACACGGCACAAACAACATACTCTGCCTGCAACCCTTTGGCTGCCTGCCGAACCACGTGGTGGGGCGCGGCGCGTTCAAGGCCGTTCGCCGTCAGCGCTCCGAGGCCAACATCATGGCGCTTGATTACGACCCCGGCAGCAGCGAGGCCAATCAGCTCAACCGCATACGGCTTTTCATGGCTATCGCCAGAGAGAAGGAAAAGGACAGGGAAGAAGCCGCCCGGCATGCCCGGCACACCTATGCGGGCACAATGGGAAGCGACAGAGCATACTGGCAGCAATAA
- a CDS encoding transcriptional regulator: protein MVKWLILILAGYALYRLFANDLNKKQKESKQESAAEMERKVAAGEMVKDPECGAYVAVDGSISVRDGEKVHRFCSYECRDKFLQRLEEGGRELPPREE from the coding sequence ATGGTAAAGTGGCTCATTCTGATTTTGGCGGGCTACGCCCTGTATCGCCTTTTTGCCAATGATCTGAACAAGAAGCAGAAGGAAAGCAAGCAGGAAAGCGCTGCTGAAATGGAGCGTAAGGTTGCCGCGGGCGAGATGGTCAAAGACCCCGAATGCGGCGCGTATGTGGCCGTTGACGGTTCTATTTCCGTGCGCGACGGTGAAAAAGTTCACCGTTTCTGTAGCTATGAATGCCGTGACAAGTTCCTGCAACGCCTTGAAGAAGGCGGCAGGGAACTGCCCCCCCGCGAAGAATAG
- the folK gene encoding 2-amino-4-hydroxy-6-hydroxymethyldihydropteridine diphosphokinase, which translates to MADQTKLRAYVSLGSNCDIAAEKLAAALDALATLPEMGISAVSPVYRTEPQEYTEQPWFLNQAVELFPGDNWRPCSLVDALLEIEARLGRVRSPDPVLRFGPRVIDIDLLLFGQERSTDPHCLVPHPRLTVRAFVMRPLLDIAPLIVVDGLPVRDWLARTVCRVEGDRIFQ; encoded by the coding sequence ATGGCAGATCAAACAAAACTGCGGGCCTACGTGAGCCTTGGCTCCAACTGCGACATCGCGGCAGAAAAACTTGCAGCAGCCCTGGACGCCCTGGCCACACTGCCGGAAATGGGCATTAGCGCAGTATCCCCCGTCTACCGGACAGAACCGCAGGAATATACGGAGCAACCCTGGTTCCTCAATCAGGCGGTTGAGCTTTTTCCCGGCGATAACTGGCGGCCTTGCAGCCTTGTGGACGCTCTGCTGGAGATAGAGGCCAGGCTTGGGCGGGTGCGCAGCCCTGACCCGGTACTGCGTTTTGGGCCGCGCGTGATTGATATTGACCTTCTGCTTTTTGGGCAGGAGCGGAGCACCGATCCCCATTGCCTTGTGCCGCATCCACGCCTGACGGTGAGGGCTTTTGTCATGCGGCCGTTGCTTGATATTGCGCCTCTGATCGTTGTAGACGGTCTGCCCGTAAGGGATTGGCTGGCGCGTACAGTCTGCCGCGTGGAAGGGGACAGAATTTTTCAGTGA
- the xerD gene encoding site-specific tyrosine recombinase XerD — translation MAHPRTKAPALATILPLWRDFLLAQRGLSPNTVEAYGQDLESFFLYRQELAQGAAEESLPDPDEQEIFLYLAWLRARQNTGRTLARRLSALRAFFAFAVDEGRLRKNPAELLENPKLPQHLPEVLTRDEMESLLAQPDLRDKSGKRDRCMLELLYAAGLRVSELCTMCVPDLDLQRGLVRVFGKGSKERLVPLHDLMQQMLADYISACRPLFAPTGNQLFVNRSGRALTRQYVWKMVKKYALEAGIRRAISPHTFRHSFATHLLEGGADLRAVQMLLGHADISATEIYTHVQAERLRGIHHQFHPRSRQ, via the coding sequence ATGGCACATCCACGCACCAAAGCCCCTGCCCTGGCAACTATTTTACCCCTGTGGCGGGATTTTTTGCTGGCCCAGCGCGGCCTCTCGCCCAATACGGTTGAAGCCTACGGGCAAGATCTTGAGAGTTTTTTTCTGTACCGGCAGGAGCTGGCCCAGGGCGCGGCGGAAGAATCCCTGCCCGACCCCGATGAGCAGGAGATTTTTCTGTATCTTGCCTGGCTGCGCGCGCGGCAGAACACAGGGCGCACCCTTGCACGGCGTCTTTCCGCCCTGCGGGCATTTTTCGCCTTTGCCGTTGATGAAGGCAGGCTGCGTAAAAACCCCGCTGAATTGCTGGAAAACCCCAAATTGCCCCAGCACCTGCCGGAGGTGCTGACAAGGGACGAAATGGAATCCCTGCTTGCCCAGCCAGACCTGCGCGACAAAAGCGGCAAGCGCGACCGTTGCATGCTTGAGCTTCTATACGCCGCAGGCTTACGCGTTTCTGAGCTGTGCACCATGTGCGTGCCGGATCTTGACCTGCAACGCGGCCTTGTGCGCGTGTTTGGCAAGGGTTCCAAAGAAAGGCTGGTGCCCCTGCACGACCTGATGCAGCAAATGCTGGCAGACTATATCAGCGCATGCAGGCCCCTGTTTGCGCCCACGGGCAACCAGCTTTTCGTCAACCGCTCGGGCCGTGCCCTGACGCGCCAGTACGTGTGGAAAATGGTTAAAAAGTATGCGCTTGAGGCGGGCATCCGACGCGCCATTTCGCCGCACACGTTCAGGCATTCCTTTGCCACGCACCTTCTCGAGGGCGGCGCAGACCTGCGCGCCGTGCAGATGCTGCTTGGGCACGCCGACATAAGCGCCACAGAAATTTATACCCATGTGCAGGCCGAACGCCTGCGCGGCATACACCATCAATTCCACCCCCGGAGCCGCCAGTGA
- a CDS encoding CBS domain-containing protein: protein MQHTAGTTLITCHANADFDAFAAMLAARFLYTPHVLLFPGTQERGLQKLIAGLDTAALGIVETSAIPWDFITRLVVVDTRQRGRISHVAQLLDRDDVTVELWDHHPDSTDDITSPHMHMAHIGSVTSLIVQAISERGLSLSADDATLLGLGIYGDTGSFTYSSTTQADFMAAAWLLGQGMDVNRIDALAAHELTSLHIQALNSLLESTQTYNINNVQVTLSEAAMEHYLGDFAYLAHRLMEMERFPVLFAIGLMDDRIQVVARSRNEAINVGDICAALGGGGHAYAASASVRSMTVHEVRDMILRHLYAQAYPDKTAREYMSSPAVGIEATATIHEADELMLHFGLKAVPVFMPDTRQCIGLLDALTASRASAHGLGASTVEDYMSRRITTLPPDATLKDLTTTIVGGRQRLVPIVEDDKVIGVVTRTDLINVFAQEPGHMPEPRTTSGKERNLGKLIQDRLPLASRNMLHLAGRLGRELGLPVYAVGGFVRDLLLQRPNQDIDLVVEGNGIALARALAKELNGRVREHQKFLTSVVIYTDAAGAEARIDVATARLEYYEYPAALPTVELSSIKMDLFRRDFSINALAVRLDCEPFGQLVDFFGGQRDIKERVIRVLHTLSFVEDPTRCLRAVRFEQRYNFHIGAGTEKLIKNALKLKLMDKLSGFRLFHEFQHICDEEDPSACIARLDQLGVLEAVSPLLSLNPTRKNLLLRLQETLTWYRLLYFEEAAQPWLAFFLALNHNMSYADTANHYQRMGLPEPRRADILRQREHMRVVRGKLEPWQKDHEAGKESISTLCALLRPLSLECLLYLMADTSNAALQKNLSRYITQWRKEKTDVSGEDLRIMGLEPGPAFGRILDAVLAAKLDGTAATPEQQMDLARSLVCSIAAKSGNGNEEQTSRNSSLAQRL, encoded by the coding sequence TTGCAGCATACAGCCGGGACAACGCTCATCACCTGCCACGCCAATGCGGATTTTGACGCCTTTGCAGCCATGCTGGCGGCACGATTCCTTTACACACCGCATGTGCTGCTCTTTCCCGGCACGCAGGAGCGCGGCCTGCAAAAGCTCATTGCCGGGCTGGACACGGCGGCGCTGGGCATTGTGGAAACTTCGGCAATCCCGTGGGATTTCATAACCCGCCTTGTGGTTGTGGATACCCGTCAGCGTGGCCGCATTAGCCATGTGGCCCAATTGCTCGACCGTGATGACGTGACCGTGGAACTGTGGGATCACCACCCGGATTCTACGGACGACATCACAAGTCCGCATATGCACATGGCACACATAGGCTCTGTCACAAGCCTCATTGTGCAGGCCATTTCGGAGCGTGGCCTCAGCCTCAGCGCGGACGATGCCACCCTGCTGGGTCTTGGCATTTATGGCGACACCGGCTCTTTCACCTACTCTTCAACCACGCAGGCCGATTTTATGGCGGCGGCATGGCTGCTCGGGCAGGGCATGGATGTGAACCGCATTGATGCTCTGGCGGCCCACGAACTCACAAGCCTGCACATACAGGCCCTGAACAGCCTGCTGGAGTCCACCCAGACGTACAACATCAACAATGTTCAGGTAACGCTTTCAGAAGCCGCCATGGAACATTATCTGGGTGATTTCGCCTATCTGGCCCACCGACTCATGGAAATGGAAAGATTCCCGGTGCTGTTTGCCATCGGGCTTATGGACGACCGCATTCAGGTGGTGGCCCGCAGCCGCAACGAGGCCATCAACGTAGGCGACATCTGCGCGGCCCTTGGCGGCGGCGGCCATGCCTACGCGGCTTCGGCCTCCGTGCGCTCCATGACGGTGCATGAAGTGCGCGATATGATTCTGCGCCACCTCTACGCTCAGGCCTACCCAGATAAAACAGCGCGCGAATACATGTCTTCGCCAGCCGTGGGCATTGAGGCCACTGCCACCATTCATGAGGCAGATGAACTCATGCTCCACTTCGGGCTCAAGGCCGTACCGGTCTTCATGCCCGATACCCGCCAGTGCATCGGCCTGCTGGATGCCCTCACGGCCTCGCGGGCCAGCGCCCACGGCCTTGGCGCATCCACGGTTGAAGACTACATGAGCCGCAGAATCACCACACTGCCGCCAGACGCAACGCTCAAGGATCTGACCACCACCATCGTGGGAGGCCGCCAGCGCCTTGTGCCCATTGTGGAAGACGACAAGGTTATCGGCGTGGTCACGCGCACAGACCTTATCAATGTTTTTGCGCAGGAGCCGGGTCATATGCCGGAACCGCGCACCACCAGCGGCAAGGAACGCAACCTTGGCAAGCTCATACAGGACAGACTGCCCCTTGCCAGCCGCAACATGCTGCACCTTGCGGGCAGGCTGGGGAGGGAGCTAGGGCTGCCGGTATATGCCGTGGGCGGCTTTGTGCGCGATCTTCTGCTCCAACGCCCCAACCAGGATATTGATCTGGTGGTGGAGGGCAACGGCATAGCCCTTGCGCGGGCACTGGCAAAAGAACTCAACGGGCGAGTGCGCGAACACCAGAAATTCCTCACCTCTGTGGTCATTTACACCGATGCCGCAGGGGCCGAAGCCCGCATCGACGTAGCCACGGCGCGCCTTGAATATTATGAATACCCTGCGGCCTTGCCCACGGTTGAGCTTTCGTCCATCAAGATGGATCTGTTCCGCCGCGATTTTTCCATCAACGCTCTGGCTGTACGGCTTGATTGCGAGCCGTTCGGCCAGTTGGTGGATTTTTTCGGCGGCCAGCGCGACATCAAGGAGCGCGTCATCAGGGTGCTGCACACCCTGAGCTTTGTGGAAGACCCCACCCGCTGCCTCAGAGCTGTGCGCTTTGAGCAGCGCTATAACTTCCACATCGGGGCAGGTACGGAAAAGCTCATCAAGAACGCCCTCAAGCTCAAGCTCATGGACAAGCTCTCGGGCTTTCGGCTGTTCCACGAGTTCCAGCATATCTGCGATGAGGAAGACCCTTCGGCCTGCATTGCGCGTCTTGACCAGCTCGGCGTACTTGAGGCGGTTTCTCCCCTGCTGTCGCTCAATCCCACGCGCAAAAACCTGCTGCTGCGGCTTCAGGAGACGCTCACGTGGTACAGGCTGCTGTATTTTGAAGAGGCTGCCCAACCATGGCTGGCCTTCTTTCTGGCCCTCAACCACAACATGAGCTATGCCGATACGGCAAATCACTATCAGCGCATGGGCCTGCCCGAACCCCGACGGGCCGACATTTTGCGCCAGCGCGAGCACATGCGCGTGGTGCGCGGCAAGCTGGAGCCGTGGCAAAAAGACCATGAGGCAGGCAAGGAGAGCATCAGCACCCTGTGCGCCCTGCTGCGGCCCCTTTCGCTCGAATGCCTGCTCTACCTCATGGCAGACACAAGCAATGCCGCCTTGCAAAAAAACCTTTCGCGCTACATTACCCAGTGGCGCAAAGAAAAGACGGATGTGAGCGGCGAAGACCTGCGCATCATGGGGCTGGAACCCGGCCCCGCCTTTGGGCGCATTCTGGACGCCGTGCTTGCAGCCAAGCTTGACGGCACGGCCGCAACGCCAGAGCAGCAGATGGATCTGGCGCGCAGCCTCGTGTGCAGTATCGCCGCAAAATCCGGCAATGGGAATGAAGAACAAACCAGTCGGAATTCTTCACTTGCCCAGCGTTTATAA
- a CDS encoding HIT domain-containing protein — protein MKQLWAPWRIEYILGPKPDSCVFCLPEHTADDEQRLVLHRGRMAFVIMNKFPYNNGHIMVCPYRHVMLLADLKPEETHEIMDLLQQCTVILKQHFNCEGINIGLNQGQAAGAGIREHLHFHLVPRWTGDSSFMAVFDEVRTMPEHLSRTYAALKPYFTNGAANGKQDRAASTPGQEGCGS, from the coding sequence ATGAAACAACTATGGGCTCCATGGCGCATTGAGTACATTCTTGGCCCCAAGCCAGACTCCTGCGTGTTCTGCCTCCCCGAGCATACGGCGGATGACGAGCAGCGCCTTGTACTGCACAGAGGCCGGATGGCCTTTGTCATCATGAACAAATTCCCGTATAATAACGGGCATATCATGGTGTGCCCATATCGGCACGTTATGCTGCTGGCTGACCTCAAGCCGGAAGAAACCCATGAAATCATGGATCTTTTACAGCAGTGTACTGTAATCTTAAAGCAGCACTTTAACTGTGAAGGCATCAATATCGGCCTGAACCAGGGGCAGGCAGCGGGCGCGGGCATTCGCGAACATCTGCATTTTCACCTGGTGCCGCGCTGGACGGGCGACTCTTCATTCATGGCAGTGTTTGACGAAGTGCGCACCATGCCCGAACACTTGAGCCGCACCTATGCGGCACTGAAACCGTATTTCACGAATGGCGCGGCCAATGGCAAGCAAGACCGCGCCGCTTCCACGCCCGGGCAGGAAGGTTGCGGCTCGTAA
- a CDS encoding LapA family protein: MRYIKVFLLAILFFLALVFFFQNQGALSQSMVLTLNLFFIPAMSSIALPFYFLVIAAFACGALMTLGFLVWDKVNLTARLMKQKWQISSLERELEKTKKKLGADTARAQFFSKNGKADAQPAPVAPVAATAAATEESLVPDPDKQH, translated from the coding sequence ATGCGGTATATTAAAGTATTTTTGCTCGCCATCCTCTTTTTCCTCGCTCTTGTGTTCTTTTTTCAGAACCAGGGCGCGCTCTCCCAGAGCATGGTGCTCACGCTCAACCTGTTCTTTATTCCCGCCATGTCTTCCATCGCCCTGCCCTTCTACTTTCTGGTCATCGCGGCCTTCGCCTGTGGCGCCTTGATGACTCTGGGCTTTCTGGTGTGGGACAAGGTCAATCTGACCGCCCGCCTGATGAAGCAGAAATGGCAGATCAGCAGCCTTGAGCGCGAACTTGAAAAAACCAAGAAAAAGCTTGGCGCAGACACAGCCCGCGCGCAGTTCTTCAGCAAGAACGGCAAGGCCGACGCCCAGCCCGCGCCTGTGGCCCCCGTTGCCGCAACTGCTGCTGCCACCGAAGAATCACTGGTTCCGGATCCTGACAAGCAGCACTAG